The DNA segment ACGCCGAGTTCGCGCTGGAGTTCGTTGATCCGGGCGACGGCGGTTCGCTTCTCGACGCCGTCGGCCACGATCGCCTCCAGTACGCGCTCGAACGGCGAGCGCTCGACGAGCAGGTCCTCGTCGGGGGAGAAGTCCTCGGGAATCTCTACAGAGTCGACCGGAAAGGTCGCTTCGAGTCCCGCGTCGGTTCGTTCGAGCAGCCCCTCGCTGACGGCGACGTCGATCAGGCGTTTGGCCTGATCGGGCGAGAACCAGTCACGATCGAGCGAGAGCGAGACGACGAAGCGGCTCTCGGCGATCGTGTTCGTTCCTGCACTTCGAAACGGCGCGGCGACGGCGACCCGCAGGCTCATCCCTCGAGGCTGTTCCCGGAGGAACCGTAAAGCGTTCGGATGCGATCCCTTTTAGTACTCACCGACACTCCCTTCGGCCATGAACGATCACGGCCGTTCGACGCGAAAGCGAACCGGCGGGCGACTGCGACCGATGGCGAAGCGAAAGAAACACCAGCTCGGGCGTGGCCCCACCGAGACGCAAGTCGGCGAGAAGAAGTTCAAAACCGTCGATGCACGCGGCAACAGCCGGAAGGTCCGTGCGATCGCGACCGACGTCGCGAGCGTCTCGATCGACGGCGAAGTCAAAAGCGCCGAGATCGAGGACGTCGTCGAGAACGCCGCCAACCCCAACTACGTCCGGCGAAACATCATCACGAAGGGCGCGCTCATCGAGACCTCGGAAGGGCGCGCACGCGTCACCTCCCGACCCGGACAGGACGGGCAGGTCAACGCGGTCCTCGACGAGTAGTCGAACCGACCGTTCTGCGGGCACTCGAACCGTGAGCTCCGCATCCGTCGAACGATAGTCCGGTCTACGGACGCGGGGCGGCCTTCTGGAGCGCCGTCTCCGCGATGTTGCCGCCGTAATCCGCGGTTCGGGAGAGCGAGTCGATGACGAGCCCGAGGAACTGCGCCTGGTGGGCGTCCTCCAGGCTCCGGATCTCCTCGTCGGCCCGCCGGGTGTGCTCGTCGATCGGTTCGACGTCCTCTCGAGCCTGGTTCGCCAGCCGAGTCGCCCGGTCGCTCTCGTCCTCGAGGAAGGCGTCCATCGCCTGCTCGACGACAGCGACCGCGTCCTCGTGGAGTCCCTCGAGCGCGCCGGCGACGTCCTCGGGGACCTCCTCGAGGTCGAGCGCGATGGTGGCGATCTTCGCGGAGTGGTCCGCGATGCGTTCGAGCTGGCGGGCGCTCGAATGGTAGTCGAAACACTGCTCGCGACCCAATCCGATCTCCGCAGCGGCACCCGGATTTCTGAGCGTGGAGCGAAAGACCCGCGAGACCATGAACCACAGCCGGTCGACGTCGT comes from the Halalkalicoccus subterraneus genome and includes:
- a CDS encoding 30S ribosomal protein S8e encodes the protein MNDHGRSTRKRTGGRLRPMAKRKKHQLGRGPTETQVGEKKFKTVDARGNSRKVRAIATDVASVSIDGEVKSAEIEDVVENAANPNYVRRNIITKGALIETSEGRARVTSRPGQDGQVNAVLDE
- a CDS encoding DUF2240 family protein, yielding MSLRVAVAAPFRSAGTNTIAESRFVVSLSLDRDWFSPDQAKRLIDVAVSEGLLERTDAGLEATFPVDSVEIPEDFSPDEDLLVERSPFERVLEAIVADGVEKRTAVARINELQRELGVTIEVAAVVFARRRGMDVSEAVPAIRETLNREG